The genomic DNA GTCTGCGATGAGGCTGAGGTTGTGCACGGCCAGCGTCATCAAGGCGTGGGGGAACACCGCGTTGCATTTGCGGCGCAGGTCGATCATGTCGAGCTCGTAGAGCGGCACCTCGGTGAGCTGGCCGGTGAACATCAGATGCGGCAGGAAGTAGCCCATGTACGTGGTCAGATGCAGGGTTGCCCCGCGTGCGTTCAACGACAACACCCGGCCGCTGGGGGAGGTGTAGGGCTCATACGGTGGTGAGTGCTTCAGCAGATACCCGGTGCAGTTGACGATCCAGCTGTCCGGGTCGATCGCCCGGACCGCGCCGCTGCGGAGCTGCATCTCGGCCCGGCCGTCGCGATCGACGACATCGACCAGATGGTCCATCACGATGTCGCGCAAGCCGGCCGCGATGGCGTCCCGTTCCGCCGTCGACAGCACGCCGAGCAAGAAGTTCCCGGTGCTGGGCGTCACCCAGACGCCACACCGCTCACGCCAGTGGCGAGCCACTTCCTCTTCGTTGGTGCCGTCGAACATCCGGGTCACTTCGTCGGCGAAGGCGTTGAACGTCAAGCCACCCCACCACCGCCTGCCGCCGGTGGGGAACAGCCGGTCGCGGTGCGCGAAGTAGGTTCCCGAACCCGCCAGCAGGTTCACTTCTCGTCCAGGGTGGCGGTTGATCAGCGCGTGCGCGGTGTCCATCGCGGTCTTGCCGCTGCCGATCACCCACACCGGAGCGTCGCTGGCGTCGATGTCGCCGCTGCGCATGTCGCAGTAGTTCGGCGACACCGAGCGGACGCTGGTGCTGGACAGCGGCAGCGGATCGTTCGGCTCGACGTCGGAAGCGATGGCCTTGATCAGGCGCTTGGCCTCGACCACCATGGTGCGGCCGTCGTCCGACCGGCACTGCACGCGGACGACGCCGTCGGCCTCTTCGTCGGATTGCATTGTCCAGCCGTAGTATTCGTCCACCGTGACGCGCCGCCGCAGCACGTCCAGACAGTGGTCGAAATGTGCCAGCACTTCGTGTTTGGTGGCCAGGTGCGAGGGCTCGGCGCCCAGCGTCCAGCCGATGTTCCCTGCGGTGAAGAACGGGTGTGGCTGGTGCAGTCGCACGTATTCGTAGGTGTCGACCCACATGCCGCCCACGCGCTGCCGACGATCCAGCAGGATGACCCGCTGGCCGGGCGACAGGTACTGCGACGTCGTGAAAAGGGCATTCAGGCCCGCGATCCCCGCCCCGACGATGCAGACGTCGCAGCGTTCGACCGCGGCGCTCACGGGTTCAGCCCTGTGGTGTCGAACATGGCGCCCTCCTTGTCCTTTGAAAAGGATACGGCATCGGACGCGGGCTGTACATCGGCCGATTGGCGTATTTGGTTGGTGCCGCTACAGCGATATGGCGAGCAGCGTCCGGACGAGTTCGGCCTGGCGGTGGGTGCCCGTCTTGTCGAAGATGTGTTGAACGTGGGTCCTCACGGTCCCGGCGGACAGGCACATGCTCTCGGCGATGGGTTTGATGCCGTCGCCTTGTATCAGCCTGATGGCCACCGCCGCTTCGGCCGTCGTCAGCCCGTACAGGCGGCGCAGCATCTCGGTGTCCGGCTGCGGGTGCTGTTCGGGATCCAGGATGAGCACCAGCGCCCGTGATTCGGCGAGCGGAGCCGTCACGTGTTGGAACGGCAGGACGTGAATGACGTAGGGGCGCAACCCCGATGGGCGCGGGCACAACAGGGAGGTGCCGCCCCGAACCGATCCGGTCTGTCCGAGTGCGGCGTTGATGCCGTGGCGCAGCGTCGCGTCGGCCGGCGGGTGCGCGAACTCGAAAGAGCCCTCGTGGATGGTCAAGCCGTCGTGGCGGCGGACGATGTTCTCCGCCGCGGTGTTCAGGTATCGCACCGACAGCGCGCAGTCCACGACGGCCATCCCGATGCGGGTGACATTGTCCATCGCCGACGAGATGTTGCGGATCTGGTGGCTGGCCGCGCTGAGGTCGTGCTGGATGCGCAGTGCGCGCTGGAAGTGCGGGACCAGCGCCGTGGCCAGCTGCACCCGTTCGGCGGTGTCGAACGGGTCGGAACGTTTCTCGGTGGCCACCAGCCAGGTGGCGGGCTCAGGTCCGTCCGTCAGCCGGACGAACAGGCCGTCGTCGAGTCGGTGCGGCCGCATCCAGTCCATGCGGAACTCTGCCTTCGGCTGCAGCTCGGCGAGTCCCTGACAGCTGTGCACATACCCGACGGGCCCGTTCTCGACCGCCTCGAGGAGGTAGTCGATGTGGCGGTAGTACTCCGCGTACTCGGCCAGAGCGTCGGTCGGGATGGTGACGCTCTGGGGTGCTCGGCTCACGCCATCGGCCAGCACCAGTGCCGCTCCGCCGGTCGCCTCGAACATGGTGTGGAGTGCAGCCATGGTCGCGGTC from Mycolicibacterium phocaicum includes the following:
- a CDS encoding NAD(P)-binding protein — translated: MSAAVERCDVCIVGAGIAGLNALFTTSQYLSPGQRVILLDRRQRVGGMWVDTYEYVRLHQPHPFFTAGNIGWTLGAEPSHLATKHEVLAHFDHCLDVLRRRVTVDEYYGWTMQSDEEADGVVRVQCRSDDGRTMVVEAKRLIKAIASDVEPNDPLPLSSTSVRSVSPNYCDMRSGDIDASDAPVWVIGSGKTAMDTAHALINRHPGREVNLLAGSGTYFAHRDRLFPTGGRRWWGGLTFNAFADEVTRMFDGTNEEEVARHWRERCGVWVTPSTGNFLLGVLSTAERDAIAAGLRDIVMDHLVDVVDRDGRAEMQLRSGAVRAIDPDSWIVNCTGYLLKHSPPYEPYTSPSGRVLSLNARGATLHLTTYMGYFLPHLMFTGQLTEVPLYELDMIDLRRKCNAVFPHALMTLAVHNLSLIADALPLSVFRDCGLDVARWYPVPRQAVGMAQFLATHRRRRPHLQHTLDTVAKRFDVHCAPLARSSAPLLSQ
- a CDS encoding helix-turn-helix transcriptional regulator — protein: MVTVEDFSRVVSSIYDSAVQPEHWTATMAALHTMFEATGGAALVLADGVSRAPQSVTIPTDALAEYAEYYRHIDYLLEAVENGPVGYVHSCQGLAELQPKAEFRMDWMRPHRLDDGLFVRLTDGPEPATWLVATEKRSDPFDTAERVQLATALVPHFQRALRIQHDLSAASHQIRNISSAMDNVTRIGMAVVDCALSVRYLNTAAENIVRRHDGLTIHEGSFEFAHPPADATLRHGINAALGQTGSVRGGTSLLCPRPSGLRPYVIHVLPFQHVTAPLAESRALVLILDPEQHPQPDTEMLRRLYGLTTAEAAVAIRLIQGDGIKPIAESMCLSAGTVRTHVQHIFDKTGTHRQAELVRTLLAISL